Proteins from one Oryzomonas sagensis genomic window:
- a CDS encoding MucR family transcriptional regulator, which yields MASLMEMVADIVSAHASANQMSSDDLLAELQKVHSTLKALESGTPAEGISAEAKPALTIKQAFKKDEVICMICGKGGFKTLTRHLNMAHGLKPGQYRKQFNIPSSQSLSAKNYSESRRQAALDRGLGDNLAKARKVRAEKIAAAKAPAKTAKAVKAAKPAKPVKVTTAVRKSAVKAK from the coding sequence ATGGCCTCTTTAATGGAAATGGTAGCAGATATCGTATCGGCTCACGCATCCGCAAATCAAATGAGTAGTGATGATCTTCTCGCAGAACTCCAGAAGGTTCATTCAACTCTGAAAGCTCTTGAATCCGGGACACCCGCAGAAGGCATATCTGCTGAGGCAAAGCCGGCGCTCACCATAAAACAAGCATTCAAGAAGGACGAAGTGATCTGCATGATCTGCGGAAAAGGTGGTTTTAAAACCCTTACCCGCCACCTGAACATGGCTCACGGACTGAAGCCTGGACAATACCGCAAGCAATTCAATATCCCCTCGTCTCAGTCCTTGTCAGCCAAAAACTACAGTGAATCCAGGCGACAGGCAGCGCTAGACAGGGGGCTCGGTGATAACCTGGCAAAAGCTCGTAAGGTGCGGGCTGAGAAGATCGCTGCGGCGAAGGCGCCTGCGAAAACTGCTAAGGCCGTAAAGGCTGCGAAACCTGCTAAACCGGTAAAGGTAACTACCGCTGTGCGTAAATCTGCGGTGAAGGCAAAGTAA